CTCCTTCAAGAACTGAGACGCGTGCCCAGGAGCCCCCGcggcccccacccctctgcccagcccgcatggcccaggttcatttcctcgGGTCTGGTTACCccgggggtggggaagagccttCGAATCCTGAAAGCATCCACCGCCCAGCCAGTCCTTTCTAGAATGACTCTGCTTCCGTTGCCCCCTGCTGGGATGCAGTTTATCCCCCATGCCTGTCATGGCTTTGCAGCCCCAGATGCCGGGGCAGTCGGCTGAGTGCGAGGGAAATGAACCCCTGCCAACACTCACTCACACAAATCGAGTTTGCCATCCATCGCAGAACTAAACGTCAAAACAAAAATGGACACTCCTAGAAGGAAAGCTCGCAGACTTTTCAGAGGGCTCAGAAGAAGGCACACTAACCATCAAAGATAGAAACGTTCAATTAGATCatgagggtaaaaaaaaaatcctgtcaaAGGATGCTCTTAAGATACCGAGACAGGGACCTCCCAGGTGGTCTTTCCAAtggagggggtgtgggtttgatccctggtcagggaccgaAGACTCCGCGTGCCTCACAGCCCAAGAGCCGAGACAAAGAACAGAAGCGAAACTGCAATGAATTCAAGAGACTTTAGAAATGGTCCGCAGCAAGGCAATCTGTAAACTGCGAAAAGATGTCAAGACAATAACGAGGCAGAGCAAATAATAggagaaatgtatatatattatatacacacagtTTATTTAGATACGATTTGTGAGAATTCCAATCAATCAATCCtcgaaaaacagaaaaacaaataaaaacccacAATAAAATGGGCCCCAAGACAGAATGAACGTTTTTTCCAGGAAAGTATACAAACGGCCAGTAAGCATGTGGGAAGGTGCTTGACAGCCTGTCACCAGAGAGATGCGAATCGAGGTGAGCGTGAGCCTTCACTGCACACCCACGGGAACGCTGCAGATTTTTAAGAGCTGCAAATATAAGGGGAGACAGGGAGCCGGTGGTTCGCTCAGACCCACCAGCAAGGTTGAAAACGGCGTGAGTGTCACGGAAACCGTGAGGCTCTGATGAAGTTAAGCCCTtgccgcggccccgccccccccccactgcCCCCCTCCGCCGCCACAGTCCGCAAGCCCACGTCTACAGGTGTAACCGAAACAAACGACGCATTCTCAGAAAGACGCGTGCATACGCACATGTAACTGAATCCAGACGCCGTGCAGCTGAAACGAGCAACGCGGTACGTCAGTCACGCGCCAGTAAAACGGCACCAGCGCGAGCGTTCACGGGAGTCCTGCTCATCACCGCCCGGCGCTGGACACGATGCAGGCGTCTGCGAACAAGGGGGTGAGAGGGCTCCCCGGGAGCACACGTCCACCTGGGACACTTCCTGGCGACTAAACGTTCATGCAcggaaacaaaaaaataaataaaattcacgcACGTCTCTGAGACACAGGATAAGACGCCGAGTCAAAGAAGCCAGGATATATGTTTACGGTATCGTTTACGTGCCTCCAACTACAGGCAAAACCCgtcaggagggagggggctgtgcgcctggggcctggggctggaAGGGCCAGCGACCCTGCACGGTGGAGACCACCCAGCACAACCAGGGTGGCggctgcatcacagcctgctgagCCAAACTGGTGGGGTCACGGATTCAAAATACTTGCATCACAGCTCTGGATGTACCTGTCACCTCAATAGGAAAATTAAAATCAGTTTCCTAGAGAATGAAGTTCCCTCAGAGAAGATGCCCAACCAAATGGTGGCCAGTCCACCCAAACCGTCTTCACAGCCCTCAATGACAGCTGGTGTGCGTCATGTCAGCTGACGCGTGGGATTCCTATAAAGTGGACTGAAGAAGGCTAGGAAGCGTAGGCGGAGCCACACAATTTGTGAAGCCAGGTCCCGTGGAGAGAAGAGTAGGGGGTCTAATTCGTGTTTGGGGGGATGAACTGAgcagagggaaggcaggaaggTCAGAAAGCCCAAGGGCTTCAAATCCTGCTTCTCAAATTCAACAGAATACTGAGACTGGCAGGGTCGGGATTTGGGAACTGTAAGTAGGCTTCTATTTTTCTGCTCAATACTTTTATTTACAGAAATGACACCAATTGATTTTTAAGAAGGGAAATAGAACCTTACAGAGGTTTATCAGTGAGCAGAAATAGGAAAACCAAGGATGGTGACTCACCGCCCGGGGTGATCTGACCCCAGGGCTCCCTGAGCTGGGAGCATAGGTTCTTTTACGAAGAGAAACACCCTGAGGAGGAAACCACACTTAGAAATCAAGGAAGCAGACCTCGGTGTGAGCTCGTGGGGGCTCATGGGACTGTAAAGAGTTTAAGAATAATGTGTGTGTTTGAAATAGGTAAACACACAAGAGGAAGTCGTGTGTTGAGTATAAACACCCGGCAGGTATATAAAAGCTCCTGGCCCCGGAGGCCCCACACTGAGCCCGTTCTCTctctccacctgctcctctgACCTACTCCACCCTCAACCCACCAGAACCATGGGCTGCTCTGGCTGCTCCGGAGGCTGCGGCTCCAGCTGCTGTGTGCCCGTCTGCTGCTGTGTGCCAGCCTGCTCCTGCTCCAGCTGTGGCAAAGGGGGCTGCGGCTCGTGTGGGGGCTCCAAGGGGGGCTGCGGCTCCTGTGGGGGCTCCAAGGGGGGCTGCGGCTCCTGTGGGGGCTCCAAGGGGGGCTGCGGCTCCTGTGGGGGCTGTGGCTCTGGCTGCGGCTCCAGCTGCTGTGTGCCCGTGTGCAGCTGTGTGCCAGCCTGCTCCTGCTCCAGCTGTGGCAAGGGGGGCTGCGGCTCCTGCGGGGGGTCTAAGGGGGGCTGCGGCTCATGTGGGGGCTCCAAGGGGGGCTGTGGCTCATGTGGGGGCTGCGGCTCCAGCTGCTGTGTGCCCGTGTGCAGCTGTGTGCCAGCCCGCTCCTGCTCCAGCTGTGGCAAAGGGGGCTGCGGCTCGTGTGGGGGCTGTGGCTCCTGCGGGGGGTCTAAGGGGGGCTGCGGCTCCTGTGGAGGCTGTGGCTCTGGCTGTGGCTCCAGCTGCTGTGTGCCCGTCTGCTGCTGTGTGCCAGCCTGCTCCTGCTCCAGCTGCGGCAAAGGGGCTGCGGCTCGTGTGGGGGCTCCAAGGGGGGCTGCGGCTCCTGCGGGGGCTCCAAGGGGGGCTGCGGCTCCTGCGGGGGGTCTAAGGGGGGCTGCGGCTCCTGGGGAGGCTGTGGCTCTGGCTGTGGCTCCAGCTGCTGTGTGCCCGTCTGCTGCTGTGTGCCAGCCTGCTCCTGCTCCAGCTGCGGCAAAGGGGGCTGCGGCTCGTGTGGCGGCTCCCAGTCCAGCTGCTGCGTCCCCGTGTGCTGCCAGCGCAAGATCTGAGACTCTAGCCACAGACCCATGtcattcttccagcccaggcatCTCAGGATGTGTCCTGGGCTGCACGTCATAGCCCTGAAGTTGTGATGTCATCAAATCCTCCAGAGTTTCTGTCCTCAGTCTCCAGAGTTGGGCATAGAGCAGCCCAGCTGCCGATGAAGGCAGGCGGGGAGGGCACCCAGCTCATACCCATCACCCCCTTACGGAAAGCTGCCCCCGATTCTAACACCACCCGAAGGGACTCCTGTGGTCCTTGCTCCAGGCACCTCATGGTCTTTAGAGCCTGGGCACCTGGGTCCCGCCGGGCTCCTCTCCAGGGCCTCACCAGCCACCCCCGAGTCCTGAATGCCTCCCACTCTCTTCCCTGGCATATCTGGTCCACACTGGCCATTGGTAAATCCTTCAATAAACGCTTTTCCTCTGCACGAGACATATTCTCACGATGAAATTTTTTCCAGCTCCTACCTTGTGAGTAAAACCCACAAATCTGCTTCCACCTTGATCACCGTCCTCTCCTGGCACCCTGCCTGACCAGTCCACTCTCTCTTTTGCTCACACACTGACAGAGATCTGCTGTGTGGCCCACACTGGTGTCTGTTACAGACTGAGTGAGACACACTGCTGCCTCGGCGGGAGGAGCGTGGCGGGGTctcagcagagggactcagcccgTTCGTGGGAGGGGGAGGAGTTGGGGAGCACACGGGAGGCGCCCCGGAGAAGGTGCGCAGGCTCAGGGGGGCTTGTCCGGGGGCAGGGACACACGCTCCGTGGCGtgtgggctgccagggaagcacCCGGCTCTGGAGTCAGAATCAGATACTGTGTGACCTTTGCCAGGTAACCTGGGCTCCTGCCTCGgttttctcacctggaaaatggggGTCCGCGAGTGTCCACCTCACAGTGTTGCGGTGAAGCTGGAGAGTCTGGCCCATGCCAAAGCACTCGGCATGCCACGGACATGCACCTTCACACCACGGCTCACGGAAGGGGTACGATCAGGCGCAGGCAGAGCTGCGAAGGACCCTCCCGGCTCTTACCGAAAGGAGCTTGATCTTTCCCTGGAAACTGAAGAACCGAAGGATGAGGCTGGAAGCGGCTCGAAGTCCGTTTGCTCGGGGGTCATCGAGGGCCTAACTCACGCAGGCGGGCAGCAGGAGGCACGGGTGAGGGGTCCCCAGCCGGGGGGACGGGCTCGCTGAGGTGTTTGGGGATGTGGAGAGCGACGTGGCTCCAGGCGGCCGGGCGGGGGGTGCTGGCCCTGGACCGCACGGTGCTAAGGGACGGTGTACTCGTCTGCTGTTGCTGGGCCACCGATGACCGCAACTCAGGGGCCGGTCAACCTGGCACATCCACGCTTACTGTCTCACAGACTCCCCAGGTCTGAAGCCCAGGCAGGGGCCAGCGGGCAGCCCCCTTGGGGTCTCACGAGGCTGCAGGCAAGGGCCAACTGCACGCACCTCTCATCTGAGGCTCcgggccctcccctccccacacggGGTGTGTGAAGAACGCGTCTCCATTTCTCAAGCACTCTCAGCCAGGGGTCGTTCTCAGCCGCAGGAGAGCCCACAGCTCCGGGACCCGCGCTCCCGCAGACCCTGCACAACGCGTCATGTTCCTCCCAGGCCAGCAGGACTGCCTCTCTCTGGCTCACGGTCTCCGCCACCTAGACCCCTATTTCACGGCTCCCCGGGTCGGGCGTCTGTGGTGGAATctgaaacagtaaagaatctgcctgcaatgctggagacgtgggttcaatccctgggtcaggaagatcccctcgagaaggaaatggcaatccacttcagcattctcgcctggagaatccgatggacagaggagcctggcgggccccagtccatggggtcgcaaaaagttggacacaactaatcAACTCACACACAGATTCAGGCAGGGGACCCCACCCCAGGCAACCTCCCTTTTGAGGAACCCAACTGATCAGGGACCTTAACTATATCTGCAAACATCCCCTTTGCCATATAACCAAACATAATCCCACGAGTGACACCTCATAGTAATCATGGGCTCCGTACACACTCAGAAGGAGATTCTGTACGGAGGAGGGTCACTCGGGgtcattttccagtcctgtccgTCCCAGGAGGAGAGACAAGTGTGCGGATGAGGACAGGTCATGTTCACAGTATCTGCAGGACGTCCAAAATGGAGACATCCCGGAGGCAGTCAGGTGTGGCCTGGAGGGTGGGTCTTCACAGATCCAGAGGCTATCAGAGCACGTGATGGTAGCAAAGCTGATGACgaagggcctccctggtgttcgtgagactctgagctcccagagcAGGGCGCCCAGTCTgcatccctgcttggggaacttgATCCCACACAAACAACTCAGAGTCCACACACCGCAAGTAAAGACCCTGCCATGCAATGGAGACCGTGCCACAGCTAGGACCTGGTGCAgcgaaataaacattaaaaaaaaagagccggGAGCAAACAAAACCAGCGGGTGTCAGCCTTGGGGTAAATCTTTGGATCTAGAAAAGAGCAGCCAAGGCCAGGGCCCGGGGGACACGGACACTGGGGAACAGTGACTCCAAACAGGAGAAGAAGCAGGGGCCATCTGCGGGCTGCGGAGGTGGTGGAGCCCCGGGGAGGGCTGCTGACCTAGCAGTCCATGGGGAGCCGGGCTTTCCCAGACTCTGCACGTGGAGAGATGCCACTGTGTGGAGAGGCCCAAAGAGCAGACGAAACAAGAAAGAAACACACTCTTGGAGCTTACAGATGAGTTTTGAGCTTTCCAAAGTCAAAAGACACAAGGTGAACACAGCAAAAATCAGTCATTATGTCCACGCGataggaacaaactagaaaccaAAACTTAGAGCACAGTATAGTCACACAttctccaaagaaagaaaacacgcAGGTCTAACAGCAACAGCAACGAAATGTACGGCTCTGAATGCTGAAAACCGCAAGATGCTAAAGAGCAAGACCAACGACaatcacacagacagacagacgcaCCAGGTCCACGGACTGCGGAACTCAGCACAGGCAAGACGCCGACTCTCCCAAACTCTGACAAATGCTTATCAAAATCCTAGCAGGATTCTTCTTCTCAGTCGCTCCTAAAAGGTATATAGAAGGATAAAGGGActagaatagtcaaagcaattttaaaaaacaatataattAGAAGAACAACATATGATTTTAAGACTTGCTATATAGCTACAAGTCTACAGCTtgcagaaagaagagagtggaaaagttggcttaaatctcagctaagatcatggcatctggccccatcactttatggcagatagaaggggaaacaatggaaacagtgagaggctttattttcttaggttccaaaatcactgcagatggtgactgcagccatgaaattaaaagatgcttgctccctggaagaaaagctatgaccaacctagatagcatattaaaaagcagagacattactttgctaacaaaggtccatctagtcaaagctatggtttttccaatagtcatgcatggatgtgagagttgaactataaagaaagctgagcaccaaagaattgatgcttttgaactgtggtgttggagaagactcttgagagtcccttggactgcaaggagatccaaccaatccattttaaaggagatcagtcctgggtgttcattggaaggaatgatgctaaagctgaaactccagtactttggccacctcatgcaaagagttgactcattggaaaagactttgatgctgggagggattgcgggcaggagaagaaggggacgacagagggtgagatatttggatggcatcaccaatgtggtggacctgagtttgagcaaactccaggagttggtgatggacagggaagcctggtgtgctgcagtccatggggtcgcaaagaatagagtcggacacgactgagcgactgaactgaactgaacaagcaagctgggggcttcctcggtggcgcgagcggtaaagaacccatctgccaatgcaggaggcttaagagacatgggtgtgatctctgggtcaggaggaccccctggagaagagcatgggaacccactccagtactcctgcctggagaatcccatggacagaggagcctggcgggctacagtccatggcgtcgcagagtcggacacgactgagggacttaacCCAAGCACGATATGCCACGTGGGGGCCGGGGAGGAGCCCACGTCAAAGCTCTCTGTCAACGCTCCTCCGTTCACGTAACAGTCTCCACGTGGCAGAACTGCCGTGAGATTGCTCAGTGGTCGCCAGGGGTCAGGACTGTGGGAAAGGTGTCATTATTTGCGGATAAAATGAGAGAGTTTCTTTCGGGTGATGGTTGTGGTACTAGCTCTTGGAATCCTCACATGTGATGAAACTTCATTGCACTACACATTGAAAAGGCCTATAAAAACTGGTGGAATCCAAACAAAGTCTGTGCCTGAGTAAACTGGACTGTGCCAAGGtcgacaccttatttttgacaatgtACCATGGTTAGGGGAGAGATTACGACTGAGCAGGGCGAGTGGTGGTCAGTGCTCTGCGGCGGCAGAGCTGCTACTTGGGAAGAGGAAGTTTTGGAGAGGGATGGTGGAGACGCTTCCACAGCAGTGGAATGCTGTGCTCGATACCCCGAGCTGCACACTTaaaatggctaagatggtaaaggcgtgaatttttattgttttagttgctgagtcgtgtctgactctttgcaaccccatggactgtagcccaccaggctcctctgcccacggtatttctcaggcaagaatactggagtgggttgccgtttccttctccaggggatcttcttgacccagggatcgaactcaagtctcctgcccggcaggtgggttctttaccactgagccaccaggaaagcctcagaCGTATGTATGTTTTAGCACAAGAATTTTTTAATAGATTACTATTGCGAGAGCTGGGTGAGAGAGACAGCGGAACTCTGAACTATATTTGCTACCTCTTGGGAATCCTGCACAATCACAAAATTAAAGCTCCTCTGTGTCTCCTGGTTTGGATGCTGGGTTACTTGGTCACCCTGCCTCGGACTGTCCGCTACTCCCAGGACTAACCAACGCCACAGCCTCTGCTCAGCTGGACGCCCGCTCCCATCATTCAGTCCCTTCATGCCCATCACCCAGCCTATCCAAGTTGCAAAAGATGCCAATATCAGGAGGTATGCTATTAGGAAAGTACACTCTGGAGAGAAGACCAGGAGTACAGCTAGGCAAACTTTCGCTGAAGAGTTCAGGTGTGTGACTGATGGATCAA
This window of the Capra hircus breed San Clemente chromosome 29, ASM170441v1, whole genome shotgun sequence genome carries:
- the LOC106503767 gene encoding protein TsetseEP-like codes for the protein MTCSPGHILRCLGWKNDMGLWLESQILRWQHTGTQQLDWEPPHEPQPPLPQLEQEQAGTQQQTGTQQLEPQPEPQPPQEPQPPLDPPQEPQPPHEPQPPLPQLEQERAGTQLHTGTQQLEPQPPHEPQPPLEPPHEPQPPLDPPQEPQPPLPQLEQEQAGTQLHTGTQQLEPQPEPQPPQEPQPPLEPPQEPQPPLEPPQEPQPPLEPPHEPQPPLPQLEQEQAGTQQQTGTQQLEPQPPEQPEQPMVLVG